From a single Collimonas pratensis genomic region:
- the mmsA gene encoding multiple monosaccharide ABC transporter ATP-binding protein: METILEMRGIGKTFPGVKALDNVNLVVRSGEIHAVVGENGAGKSTLMKVLSGVYPHGSYTGDIHYQGQTRQFEGIADSEECGIIIIHQELALVPLLSITENIFLGNEQASHGVIDWEVSYAKTKELLAKVGLKESPSALITNLGVGKQQLIEIAKALSKQVKLLILDEPTASLNESDSDALLDLLLELKAQGISSILISHKLNEISKVADSITILRDGSTVDTLDCHKEVISEDRIIQNMVGREMADRYPKRSPQIGETIFEVKQWRVHHPIHPERQVIKGVDFHVRKGEIVGIAGLMGAGRTELAMSIFGRAYGQRISGKVFLRGKEIDVSTVQKAIDNGIAYVTEDRKGYGLILDQDIKKNITLANLDGIADKTVIDEGREYSVAADYRRQLKIRCSNVFQKVLNLSGGNQQKVVLSKWLFSNPDVLILDEPTRGIDVGAKYEIYTIISQLASEGKCIVMISSEMPELLGMCDRVYVMNEGNFVGEMTAAEASQEKIMRAIVRNVKNDGDN; encoded by the coding sequence ATGGAAACTATCCTGGAAATGCGCGGGATCGGGAAGACATTCCCGGGAGTCAAAGCATTAGACAATGTCAACCTGGTAGTACGCAGCGGCGAGATCCACGCCGTGGTCGGCGAAAACGGCGCCGGCAAATCAACCTTGATGAAAGTGCTGAGCGGGGTCTATCCGCATGGTTCTTACACCGGCGATATCCACTATCAAGGCCAGACCAGACAATTCGAAGGCATCGCCGACAGCGAAGAATGCGGCATCATCATCATCCATCAGGAACTGGCGCTGGTGCCCCTGCTGTCCATCACCGAGAACATCTTCCTTGGCAACGAACAGGCCAGCCATGGCGTGATCGACTGGGAAGTCTCCTACGCCAAGACCAAGGAGCTGCTGGCCAAAGTCGGCCTCAAGGAATCGCCTAGCGCCTTGATCACCAATCTCGGCGTCGGCAAGCAGCAATTGATTGAAATCGCCAAGGCGTTGTCCAAGCAAGTCAAGCTGCTGATCCTGGACGAACCGACCGCCAGCCTCAACGAAAGCGACAGCGACGCCTTGCTGGACCTGCTGCTGGAACTCAAGGCGCAAGGTATTTCCTCGATCCTGATTTCGCACAAGCTCAATGAAATTTCCAAGGTCGCCGATTCGATCACCATCCTGCGCGATGGCAGCACCGTCGATACGCTCGACTGTCACAAGGAAGTGATCAGCGAAGACCGCATCATCCAGAACATGGTCGGCCGCGAGATGGCCGACCGCTATCCCAAGCGCAGCCCACAGATCGGCGAGACCATCTTCGAGGTCAAGCAATGGCGTGTGCATCATCCGATCCATCCGGAACGGCAAGTGATCAAGGGCGTGGATTTCCATGTCAGGAAGGGTGAGATTGTCGGCATCGCCGGCCTGATGGGCGCCGGCCGCACCGAGCTGGCGATGAGCATTTTCGGCCGCGCCTATGGCCAGCGCATCAGCGGCAAGGTTTTCTTGCGCGGCAAGGAAATCGATGTCAGCACAGTGCAGAAAGCGATCGACAACGGCATCGCCTATGTCACCGAAGACCGCAAGGGCTACGGCCTGATCCTCGACCAGGACATCAAGAAAAATATTACGCTCGCCAATCTCGATGGCATCGCGGACAAGACCGTGATCGACGAAGGGCGCGAATATTCGGTGGCCGCGGATTATCGCCGCCAGCTGAAGATCCGCTGTTCCAACGTCTTCCAGAAAGTGCTCAACCTGTCCGGCGGTAACCAACAGAAAGTGGTTCTCAGCAAATGGCTGTTTTCCAACCCGGATGTCTTGATACTGGATGAGCCGACGCGCGGCATCGACGTCGGCGCCAAGTACGAGATCTACACCATCATCAGCCAGTTGGCCAGCGAAGGCAAATGCATCGTCATGATTTCGTCGGAAATGCCGGAACTGCTTGGCATGTGCGACCGTGTCTACGTCATGAACGAAGGAAATTTCGTCGGCGAGATGACGGCGGCGGAAGCGTCGCAGGAAAAAATCATGCGCGCGATAGTAAGGAATGTAAAGAATGATGGAGACAACTGA